ACACCAGGTCGGCTCGGCGGCGCGTCGGGCGACCTCAGCCGACCGCGGCCATGACCTCGTCGGAGACGTCGAAGTTGGCGTAGACGTTCTGCACGTCGTCGCAGTCCTCGAGGACGTCGATCAGCTTGAAGATCTTGCGCGCGCCCTCCTCGTCCAGCGGCACGTTGACGCTGGGGATGAGGGAGGACTCGGCCGACTCGTACTCGATGCCGGCGTCCTGCAGCGCCGTGCGCACCGCGATCAGGTCGCCCGGCTCGGAGACCACCTCGTACGCCTCGCCGAGGTCGTTGACCTCCTCGGCGCCGGCGTCCAGGACGGCCATCATCACGTCGTCCTCGGTGGTGCCCGTCTTCGGGACGATCACCACGCCCTTCCGGGAGAACATGTACGACACCGAGCCGGCGTCGGCGAACG
This sequence is a window from Micromonospora sp. NBRC 110009. Protein-coding genes within it:
- a CDS encoding YebC/PmpR family DNA-binding transcriptional regulator; amino-acid sequence: MSGHSKWATTKHKKAVIDAKRGKMFAKLIKNVEVAARTGGGDPAGNPTLYDAIQKAKKNSVPNDNIDRAVKRGSGLEAGGADYQTIMYEGYGPSGVALLIECLTDNRNRAATEVRTALTRNGGSFADAGSVSYMFSRKGVVIVPKTGTTEDDVMMAVLDAGAEEVNDLGEAYEVVSEPGDLIAVRTALQDAGIEYESAESSLIPSVNVPLDEEGARKIFKLIDVLEDCDDVQNVYANFDVSDEVMAAVG